The following is a genomic window from Bacteroidota bacterium.
TTCACCGTATTTATGATTTCATGGCGCGTGCCAAAAGGCGAGATGGGAAAACTTTCCTTTGACGATTACGCGCAAAAGGGATTGCTCGATGCAATGGCGGTCATTCGCGAAATCACCGGTCAGAAAAAAGTAAATGCACTGGGTTACTGCATCGGAGGAACTTTGCTGGGCGGTGTGAACGCAATACTTGCTGCAAGAGAAGAAAAGGGACAAGAGGCGAGGGACAAGGGACGAATAAAAAATCTCAAATCTCAAATCTCAAATCTCAAATCTCCTCTCAACACCGCCACTTTCCTTGCCACGATGCACGACTTTTCCGACTTCGGACCCTTGAGCGCAGTGGTGGATTTGCCATTGGTGGAAAAATTAGAAAAAGAAATTGGCAAGGACGGAATACTGAAAGGAAGTGATATGACCAATGCCTTTAATATGATTCGCGCCAAAGATTTAATTTGGAATTATGTGTCCAACAACTACCTGATGGGCAAAGAACCTCTTCCGTTTCCTATTCTTCACTGGACAAATGATAACACCAACCTGCCCGGCAATATGTATTTCTATTATCTGAGGCATGTTATTCTAGAAAATAAGTTAAGCAAAAAAAATGAGTTGAAGATTTGTGGCACTCCGGTTGACATGAGTAAAATCAAAACTCCTTGCTATGTAATAGGCACCGCAGAAGACCATATTTCTCCCTGCCACACGGCATTTAACACCACCCGTCTGGTGGGAGGTGAAGTAGAATTTGTAATAGGAGAATCAGGTCATGTGGCAGGAATTATCAATCCGCCAAATGGCAAGTCAAATGGCAAATACGGATATTACAGCAATGGGAAACTCGGAAAGGACTTAGCACATTTTCGCAGCACAGCACAACATCATCAAGAAACATGGTGGCTGCACTGGGCAAAATGGCTGAAAGCACATTCAGGTAAGCAAATAAATGTTCCCGCAAAACTCGGCAGCAAAAAATACAAAGAGATTGAATCAGCACCGGGAAGTTATGTAAAGGAAAAAATGTAAAAGCCCATCTCTATTCACGCTCGCATGAGTCCCTTTGGGAAAAGGGAAGAGAAGAATTACTACATTTACAAAATTATTTTAAAAATTATTTCACTTTGGAAAGGATTTAGGATGAGCTGTAATTCATAGAAGATATGAGAATCAAAAAAAATAAAGTAGCGCTGGTAACAGGAGGAACAGGAGGCATGGGAACAGCCATCTGCGAACGGCTTTACAAAGATGGATTTACAGTAGTCGCCAATTACAGAAACTTTACCAAAGCCATGAAATGGCGCGAAATGGCGAAGCAATGGCGCGATAACCAGTTGCAAATGGGCATTGATGTGAAAATAGTTCAGGGAGATGTAGAAAGTTACAAATCGGCAGAAATGATGATAAAAAAAGTGGAAGAAGAAATAGGCAACATTGATGTACTCATCAACAATGTCGGTATTTCCCGCGATGCCCTGCTCAGAAAAATGACTCCGCAGCAATGGTATGAAGTCATCAACACTAATCTGAACAGCATATTTGTCTGCTCACGCTTAGTCATTAACCAGATGATAGAACGAAAATGGGGTCGCATCATCTGCATCTCATCCGTTAACGGACACAAAGGGGGTTATGGATTATGCAATTACTCGGCATCCAAAGCCGGTATGTATGGATTTGTAAAATCCCTTGCGTTGGAAGCAGTAAAATATGGCATCACCGTAAACAGCATTTCACCGGGCTATACAGCCACTCCTTTACTTACCGGAATACCTCCGGAAGTTCTTCAAAAAATAATCGCGCAAATTCCAATGGGGCGTTTGGCAAAGCCCCAAGAGATTGCCGCTGCCGTTTCTTATCTCACTTCCGATGATGCTGCTTTTATCACGGGTGCAGACCTCTCTATCAATGGCGGACAGTATATGTATTAATTTCTCGGGGAAAATAAATTCCTGAAATGGAAAACAAAACCGCATTAATCACTGGAAGCACCAGCGGCATAGGATTGGCAATTGCAAAACGATTTGCCCGCGGAGGTTATAATATAATTTTTAACGGATTAGAAAAAGAAGGACCCGCTCTTGCCAAAGAAATTGGCGAACAACACCAAGTAAAAACATTTTTTTCACCCGCCAATATGCTCAAGGGAGAGGAAATAAGGAAGTTAATTTCGGAAGGTGAAAAAAAATTTGGAACCATTGAGGTATTGGTGAACAATGCAGGCATACAACATGTGGCACCCATTGAAGAATTTCCGGAAGAAAAATGGAATGATATAATTGGGACAATTCTTACCGCAGCATTTCATACCTCAAAAGCCGTATGGAAAGGAATGAAGGAAAAAAAGTTCGGGCGCATCATAAATATTGCTTCGGCACACGGGCTGATCGCTTCCGAGTTCAAATCGGCTTATGTGTCGGCAAAGCATGGACTTGTTGGACTTACAAAATCGCTGGCTTTGGAAGGAGGTAAATATGGAATCACAGTGAATGCAATTTGTCCTGGCTATGTTATCACTCCGCTGGTCCAAAAACAAATTGAAGAATTATCTAAATTACATGGCATTTCGAAGAATGAAGTAGTGGAAAAAGTCATGCTTTCTGAACAGGCGGTAAAAGAATTTACCACCACAGAAGCAATTGCTGAACTTGCCTTTTATCTTGCATCGGAAAACAGTAAACTTATCACTGGCGCATCCATAACCATTGATGGCGGATGGACTGCGCATTAGTAGAATGGACGCTACTATTATATTAGCATCTTGACTATACAAACTGATAAAAGAAAATTAACTAACCCTTCTATAAAAAAATAATGCAAGTGCCCTGTTTCAAAAGATTTTATACATTCGCCAAAACATTCAACCTCAACCCTTAAACTTTTAAACTATGGCAACACAAAACTTAGTATCAGCATCACTTCCGCCAGCAGATAAAACTGCGGTGCAAATTTCTATTCAGGCAATCGCAACAAAATTGCCTTTCCTGATTTCGCTCACCAATGATGAGCGCAAAGGTGGAATTAAATTGGGCGATAAAACAGTTGCGTTTATTGCAAAAGCAATCAGCTACGCGCAGACAAATCCTTCATTAGTTCCCGGGTATGTGAACCTTGCAGAAATCCAAAAAGATTATACTCTGCAAAAAGACCTCATAGATATTCAGCAATGGCTCGCGGGGCTTCTTCAAAAAATAGAAGACACTCAGCAGGAAGCAGGCGTTGAGGCACTGAACGGGATTCTCGGATTTTATCAGGCGGTGCGTGTGGCAGCAGAAAAAGATGTTCCGGGAGCAAGGGCAATTTATCAGGATTTGAGCCAAAGATTTCCGGGAAGAACAAAAGCTATTGTTCCTCCTGCCCTTGTATCTAAGAACTAAAAATAGCCCCAATTTCGCATTTGCCTCATTTTTTCTCAAAAAAGGTCAAAGGGATTGCTCAAATGGGCAATCCTTTTGCTTTAATGGGCAATCGCTTTGACAAAAAGGTCACTATTATTGACCAAGAAGTGAATCCGACCGTGCCGGCAGGCAGGCAGGTAGACCAACTGATCTATCGCTTTGCCCAAGCCGACACTATTTTTGCCAAAGTCGGCAATCGGTTTGACAAGGCAGTGAATCTGATAGACCAAGTGGTCAATGGACAGCGTGTGACGATACACCATCTTCTCCCGAAGGGATGGATACCCACAAACCCGCAAGGTCAAACACATTCCGCAAACTACTTCAAGGTAAATTCATTTTATTGTTTGCGTAAAGAGTTTGCCCTTGCTGTGTCTTTCGGTAACCCGACAACTTTTCTGCTCCGTAAACTTAAAACCTGTCTCGACAATTAGCATTTTTCTCAGCGGACAGCTTTGTAAACGGACGGCTTCGCATTTATTTTTCGGTATTTCTCGGTGGACAACAACTCTTACAACGCATGACGGGTGCGGATGTGGTTAACAGCGGGCTTGCGCAATGCGGGTTTACTTCTTGAAAAAATGTTTTCAGTATTTAATTATCTTTGTGCTGGCGGACAGCGAAGTGTTTTTTAATCCCGCACTTCGCAAGCCCGCGGAACGTTATGCACCATTTTAAAACGACAAAAAAGTACACACCGACAATCATTTTAAACATAATTTAAATGAAAAAAACATTACAAGTAGGAAAAGAAATCTTATTTACCGACACAAATGACAATTTAGTGAAATGTAAAATAAAAAAGGTTCATATTGGTGAAGGGAATAAAATTATTGGTTGTGAAGCGACAACAGCCGATAATGATTTAATTGATTTAACCATCGAAGAATCAGGAGAAATCTATAAAGAAATTAGTTTTTCTGAAATGCAAATTGGAATGAAGATTGTTTTCAATGACCCCGAAAATAAATTTCAAAAGGGAGAGGTCACAAAAATTTCTTTAGGAGAAGAAAATAAAATTACTGGCTGTGATGTTTTAACCTCCAAAGAAAGTGTCTTTGAACTCTCAGCAGAGGAGGATAAAATATACGCACTGTTTTCTGATGGAGCAAGTAATAATTCAGCTGACAACTCGGCAGAACAAAAAGATTCGAGCAAATCAGAAACAGGGACAGCAAGTTTAGTCGGTTATGGAATTTTATTTGCTATAATCGGATTTGGTGTTGGGTATTTTATTTTTGGAAAAATCCCCTTTGTTGGCACTTATGTTCCACTTGATACACTTTTTGGGACAGTAAGCAATGATAACGCACTCGTGGACATAATCAGCAATGGTATTATGGAACCAATAAAACAAAACATTTACATAAGTACAGGTGTAGGAGGAGTAGTTGGAATTGTAATAGCCGTCATAAAAAATAACAAATAAGAAAAGATGATAAAATTGTTTGCTGTAACATTTTTAATAAGTTTGGTAAGCTATGCTTACCCACAAGACACCATTTCTGAAAATCAGAAAAAACAATTTTTAACAAGCAGTCAATTTCATTTAACTCCTACTCAAATCATCGCTAATTTTAGATCCGTTGATGATGACGGTTGGTTAAAATATGACCAATACGCGGACGCTGTTCCATTTGAAAGCGCATACAACTTGAATGTTTTTGATTACTTCAAGCTAAATGACACATACGATTCCGACTTAAAAAAAGAAGTTTTCAAACAGTCGGCAGAATATAAGACACTCCTTGACAGCATAAAAAAAATAAAAAGCAATTACTTAAATTCAATTTACTACCAAAAAGAGTTTAATAAAGTTGGCGGTGAAGATTTTGAAATGTCGGGACCTGGATATTTTGAAAATGGAAGAACAGATTATCAAGTGAATTACGATATTCAAAAGAAAGGTTTTTCTATTGCAATTGGAGAGGTTCTTCCCTATCAATGCTTGACAGCATTTTGTCCAAAAGTTATTGAGGATGTAGAATTCAGACAATTGCCAACTACAAAAAAATATAACCTCAGTCAAAGTTCAAAAAGTTATACGCAGTATTTATTTATTCCAATGGACGCCACGACAGCATTGGAGATTGAAAATAATCGCAGTCAAGTAGAAATATTAAGAGTATTTAGTATCACTGGACTTTATTCTGCAACTTTTAATGACACTGATTTCTTAGCAGACAATTATGGAAAGAATTGCAAAGCGCAAGTTGTAAAGGGCGGAAATATGCGCCTTATAATTTTTAACAAAGCAACAGACAAAATATATTTTGACAAATTGTATCCAATAACTCAAACAAAATAAATTATGAGAACAAAAACGGAAATTATAAGAGAATTTAATCAGGTACAAACTCTTTGCGACAGATTAATTATGGACATCGGGCAAGGTTATGCGCGCACTCGGCTGACAAATGACAACTCTTTAGTTGCGACAGTTAATCAAAAAATTGAGGCATTTAAAAAAGCAGAAGCACAACTACGGACACTTGAGCAAGAACTTGCAAACTCGTCAGACTAAAAAACGGTAGACAGTTTTCCGTTTTCGTCCGTGTGACAGTCTTGTAGACAATTTCGTAGGACAATCATTTTCGTCTCGACAATTTTTTCTGCAAAGTCACGCGTGTATCGGTGGACTGCCACGACAGACAAAAACGGTGCATAACAGCAAGTTTGCGCTATGCGGGCTGACGTTTAAGTTTGAAAAATTGTATCTTCGGTTTATGTTTGTAATGGCAGACAATTTTGTATTCCAAAATCCCGCACATCGCAAACTTGCAAAACGTTGGCAGTAACCCTATCGCTTCGTGGACAATGGCGAGTAACTTGACACTTTATCTAAATGGAAAATTGGGGACAACATTTCGACAGACAAATTTTTTATCTCTCTACCCGACAGACAAACAACTGGGCTGAGCAACTTCCGACAGACAACTGGCTCGCCTTAACAGTCGGACACGATAAAGACATAAAACTTTACAACGAACTTGCGGACAAGTGCATTGACAAAAATGTTCTTTATGTCTGTGCGGTCGGACACGCTTGCGAACTCATTCACGACATTTTCGACCAGACAGTTATTCAGAAAAAAATTGCAGTTGGGGACAGCGTTGCTTCACCAGACGACTTTGAAAATTCACCAATGACGACTTGGCACAACGACTTTGAGGAAGGTGTTTGGTTTGCGATGACCTCCGCATTTCACGGGACAAAAGACATTGACAAAATCGTAGTCATTGATTTGACCGACAAAAGTGAAAGACAACGGCTGACAGAATT
Proteins encoded in this region:
- a CDS encoding class I poly(R)-hydroxyalkanoic acid synthase, which gives rise to MTEKQKNISEIEQMLKDMAEAGQKISKAYLDSMPNIIHSAKDVMSGLASLSGNINSNPVELSKLQNCYLNFYKKQIGLWQEINQHTQSGSQPPSNGDKRFKSPEWNEAPYYFYYIKQTYLMASELLHEILEQSAIDDATKKKLKFYSQLYIDALSPANFLTTNPEALKLAQQTGGESLKKGFKNLLHDMKQGRISQTNFSAFEVGKNLATTPGSVVFQNELIQLIQYKPLTKKVSQFPLLIIPPWINRYYILDLEPENSFVRFAVQQGFTVFMISWRVPKGEMGKLSFDDYAQKGLLDAMAVIREITGQKKVNALGYCIGGTLLGGVNAILAAREEKGQEARDKGRIKNLKSQISNLKSPLNTATFLATMHDFSDFGPLSAVVDLPLVEKLEKEIGKDGILKGSDMTNAFNMIRAKDLIWNYVSNNYLMGKEPLPFPILHWTNDNTNLPGNMYFYYLRHVILENKLSKKNELKICGTPVDMSKIKTPCYVIGTAEDHISPCHTAFNTTRLVGGEVEFVIGESGHVAGIINPPNGKSNGKYGYYSNGKLGKDLAHFRSTAQHHQETWWLHWAKWLKAHSGKQINVPAKLGSKKYKEIESAPGSYVKEKM
- the phbB gene encoding acetoacetyl-CoA reductase; the protein is MRIKKNKVALVTGGTGGMGTAICERLYKDGFTVVANYRNFTKAMKWREMAKQWRDNQLQMGIDVKIVQGDVESYKSAEMMIKKVEEEIGNIDVLINNVGISRDALLRKMTPQQWYEVINTNLNSIFVCSRLVINQMIERKWGRIICISSVNGHKGGYGLCNYSASKAGMYGFVKSLALEAVKYGITVNSISPGYTATPLLTGIPPEVLQKIIAQIPMGRLAKPQEIAAAVSYLTSDDAAFITGADLSINGGQYMY
- a CDS encoding 3-hydroxybutyrate dehydrogenase; protein product: MENKTALITGSTSGIGLAIAKRFARGGYNIIFNGLEKEGPALAKEIGEQHQVKTFFSPANMLKGEEIRKLISEGEKKFGTIEVLVNNAGIQHVAPIEEFPEEKWNDIIGTILTAAFHTSKAVWKGMKEKKFGRIINIASAHGLIASEFKSAYVSAKHGLVGLTKSLALEGGKYGITVNAICPGYVITPLVQKQIEELSKLHGISKNEVVEKVMLSEQAVKEFTTTEAIAELAFYLASENSKLITGASITIDGGWTAH